The proteins below come from a single Candidatus Bathyarchaeota archaeon genomic window:
- the scpB gene encoding SMC-Scp complex subunit ScpB codes for MEKPKNQTVETKKEDEAVVEEEKRKHQLALIEAALYVAGRPLDLNEIAQVMGSRSKKKAKKYCDTLKAEYTSRSTALEILELRDERYVLQVKAEFTPLIKKLVNRPLLSSGPLKTLSYIAFRQPIAQKRVIDVRGQHTYGHVKMLKDMGLIASERNGRNLALKTTSYFSDYFGLTQDPSLMKRELKKIFGDTIKEEGQNQ; via the coding sequence TTGGAAAAGCCCAAAAATCAAACAGTTGAAACCAAAAAAGAAGACGAAGCGGTAGTTGAAGAAGAAAAACGCAAACATCAACTTGCACTAATAGAGGCAGCTCTCTACGTTGCAGGGCGCCCCCTTGACCTAAACGAGATAGCACAAGTAATGGGCAGCCGCTCAAAAAAGAAAGCCAAAAAATACTGCGACACCCTCAAAGCAGAGTACACCTCAAGAAGTACAGCGCTGGAGATTTTGGAGCTACGCGATGAGCGCTACGTCTTACAGGTTAAAGCCGAATTCACCCCACTAATCAAAAAACTGGTAAACCGTCCACTACTCTCTTCTGGACCCCTAAAAACACTCTCATACATTGCGTTTCGTCAACCTATTGCCCAAAAACGCGTCATAGACGTACGAGGACAACACACATACGGACACGTAAAAATGCTCAAAGACATGGGATTAATTGCGTCTGAGCGAAACGGCAGAAACTTAGCGCTGAAAACCACCAGTTACTTCTCAGACTACTTTGGCTTAACACAGGATCCATCGTTGATGAAAAGAGAGTTGAAGAAGATTTTTGGCGATACAATAAAAGAAGAGGGACAAAATCAATAA
- a CDS encoding 30S ribosomal protein S8e produces the protein MSVWHGSMRKRKSTGGKKRAYREKKKYEAGGFPAETVLGEPKRKFSRGCGGSTKVKVLTEKFASVTDPKTGTTEKTEIVRVVRNIANVDYNRRGVITKGAEIETSLGLAKVTSRPGNDGVINAVLIKEKA, from the coding sequence ATGTCAGTTTGGCACGGTTCAATGCGTAAAAGAAAAAGCACAGGCGGAAAAAAACGCGCTTACCGCGAAAAGAAAAAGTATGAAGCAGGCGGATTCCCTGCTGAAACAGTTCTTGGCGAACCAAAACGTAAGTTCAGCAGAGGATGCGGCGGCAGTACAAAAGTTAAAGTTTTAACAGAAAAGTTTGCCTCAGTCACAGACCCCAAAACGGGCACAACTGAGAAAACTGAAATCGTCCGCGTTGTCCGAAACATCGCCAACGTCGATTACAACCGAAGAGGCGTAATCACCAAGGGCGCAGAAATCGAGACAAGCCTCGGTTTAGCTAAGGTCACATCAAGACCAGGCAATGACGGCGTAATCAACGCTGTTCTAATCAAAGAAAAAGCATAA
- a CDS encoding signal recognition particle protein Srp19 — MRKLDQAIIWPVYFDVNKTRKEGRRVPKNMAVSLPKILELQEAANRLGLGYEVDLEDHFPQQPWIKSGSIRVDKKEPKEVIIQKLAKQLIKIKNEN; from the coding sequence ATGCGCAAACTTGACCAAGCCATCATTTGGCCCGTATACTTTGACGTCAACAAAACCCGAAAAGAAGGACGCCGCGTACCCAAAAACATGGCAGTCTCTCTCCCAAAAATTTTAGAGCTTCAAGAAGCCGCAAACCGTTTGGGCTTAGGCTACGAGGTGGATTTGGAGGATCATTTTCCACAGCAACCATGGATTAAATCTGGTTCTATACGGGTGGATAAGAAAGAGCCCAAAGAAGTCATAATCCAAAAACTAGCAAAACAATTAATAAAAATTAAAAATGAAAATTAG
- a CDS encoding glutamate--tRNA ligase, whose amino-acid sequence MTLNQDLELKELIRKAALLNAVSHGGKAQAGALVGKILGEKSELRSRVKELSAVIVEVVAEVNGLPLSEQKAIVEQNWPETQKKPETEEKKLPPLPNAEKYKTITTRFSPNPDCVLHLGSARAIVLSHEYARMYNGKFILRFEDTDPKTKKPRLEYYDNIRKDLKGLGCKVDEEYIQSDRLEIYYKYVEQMIGDGNAYVCECAPEDFHNKTLEKQPCPCRNIAPNEQLERWHKMLGGGYKEGEAVVRVKTDIAHPNPAVRDWPALRIIDTVKYPHPRVGSKYILWPLYNLAAGVDDHLMGMTHIIRGKEHYTNMVRQKYMYQHFGWEYPEAIHYGRLKITGAALSKSKIVAGIKEGDFEDFDDPRLGTFAALKKRGITPDAIKKMIIDVGIKPNDVTLSWENLYAYNRKILDASSNRYFFVAQPVTLQVTGLPKVFHAKLPLHPEHTERGFREYLVKPEGTEAAVEFWISQKDAQTMQPNQTMRLMELFNIQIQTVTDKDVTAVYASESYEEVRKLKVQLIQWIPKGSEYPAEVIQQDATAIEGYAESACKKLKPDDIIQFERFGFVRVNEVAQKLVVYYAQK is encoded by the coding sequence TTGACACTTAATCAGGACCTTGAACTTAAAGAGTTAATTCGAAAAGCTGCCCTGCTAAACGCGGTTTCTCATGGTGGCAAAGCCCAAGCAGGCGCGCTGGTGGGCAAGATTTTAGGTGAAAAATCAGAGTTGCGTAGCCGCGTTAAGGAACTTTCCGCGGTTATCGTTGAGGTTGTTGCTGAGGTTAATGGGTTGCCTCTTTCTGAGCAGAAGGCAATTGTGGAGCAGAACTGGCCTGAAACCCAAAAGAAACCTGAAACTGAAGAAAAGAAACTGCCGCCTCTGCCCAATGCGGAAAAATACAAGACCATAACCACGCGTTTTTCGCCAAACCCTGACTGCGTATTACACTTAGGCTCAGCCCGCGCTATTGTGCTCAGCCACGAATATGCCCGCATGTACAATGGCAAATTCATTCTACGTTTTGAGGACACTGACCCTAAAACCAAAAAACCCAGACTCGAATACTACGACAACATCCGCAAAGACCTAAAAGGGCTCGGCTGCAAAGTTGATGAGGAATATATCCAAAGCGACCGCCTTGAAATCTACTACAAATACGTGGAACAGATGATTGGGGATGGCAACGCTTACGTGTGTGAGTGTGCCCCTGAAGATTTCCACAACAAAACCCTTGAAAAACAGCCTTGCCCCTGCCGCAACATAGCTCCCAATGAGCAGTTGGAGCGTTGGCATAAAATGCTTGGCGGCGGCTACAAGGAAGGCGAAGCGGTGGTTCGGGTTAAAACTGACATTGCGCATCCAAACCCTGCCGTGCGTGACTGGCCTGCCCTGCGAATCATTGACACCGTGAAGTATCCGCATCCACGCGTAGGCAGCAAATACATTCTCTGGCCCCTCTATAACTTAGCCGCGGGCGTAGATGACCACCTAATGGGCATGACCCACATAATCCGCGGAAAAGAACACTACACCAACATGGTACGCCAAAAATACATGTACCAACATTTTGGCTGGGAATACCCAGAAGCCATACATTACGGTAGACTAAAAATCACCGGTGCCGCGCTGTCAAAATCCAAAATTGTTGCGGGCATAAAAGAAGGTGACTTTGAGGACTTTGATGACCCACGTTTGGGCACGTTTGCTGCTCTTAAAAAACGTGGCATAACACCTGACGCTATTAAGAAAATGATAATTGATGTGGGCATTAAACCCAATGATGTTACGTTGAGCTGGGAGAACTTGTACGCTTATAACCGTAAAATCCTTGACGCGTCAAGCAACCGCTACTTCTTCGTAGCCCAACCCGTCACACTCCAAGTTACAGGATTGCCAAAAGTGTTCCACGCTAAGTTGCCATTGCATCCTGAGCATACAGAACGGGGCTTCCGTGAGTATCTTGTTAAGCCTGAAGGCACTGAGGCGGCGGTGGAGTTTTGGATTAGCCAAAAAGACGCACAAACAATGCAACCAAACCAGACCATGCGCTTGATGGAGCTGTTTAACATTCAAATCCAAACAGTAACCGACAAGGATGTTACCGCTGTCTACGCCAGCGAATCTTACGAGGAAGTGCGCAAACTCAAGGTTCAACTTATCCAGTGGATACCCAAAGGCAGTGAGTACCCCGCCGAAGTAATTCAGCAAGATGCCACAGCAATTGAGGGCTACGCGGAGTCTGCTTGCAAAAAGTTAAAGCCAGACGATATCATACAGTTTGAACGGTTCGGCTTCGTAAGAGTAAACGAGGTCGCCCAAAAATTAGTCGTTTACTACGCCCAAAAATAG
- a CDS encoding polyprenyl synthetase family protein has protein sequence MDIERFLLEVAPQIDKAIEKYIPRKFSKDAVLFKVTPPMYSYNLEPLNKAIADPIWDMLNRGGKRWRPALFLLICDALGKKDDYCVDFAIIPEVIHNGTLVVDDIEDSSEMRRGKPCTHKIFDVDVAINAGNAMYYLPLLPIMANRDKLSAEIQRDSYEVYVQEMLNLSMGQAMDIAWHKGAANADNLTEKDYLQMCAYKTGTLARMAAKLAAVLSGAEPALVEKLGRFAESIGVAFQMQDDILDLSGTEFAKKKGGVGGDISEGKRSLLVIYTLQQASTDDKERLLEILGMHTFDQALRDEAISIIKKCGAFEYVKGVAERMVLDSWTEVDKLLPTPQAKEKLKAFAEFLITRNM, from the coding sequence ATGGATATTGAACGTTTTCTTCTGGAAGTAGCGCCGCAAATTGACAAAGCAATCGAAAAATACATTCCCAGAAAATTTTCTAAAGACGCAGTTTTGTTCAAGGTTACTCCGCCAATGTACAGCTACAACCTTGAACCCCTAAACAAGGCAATTGCGGATCCAATCTGGGACATGCTTAATCGTGGCGGAAAACGCTGGCGACCTGCACTGTTTTTGCTGATTTGTGACGCGCTGGGCAAAAAAGATGATTACTGTGTTGACTTCGCCATCATCCCAGAGGTCATCCACAATGGAACTTTAGTTGTTGATGATATTGAGGATTCCTCAGAGATGCGCCGCGGTAAACCCTGTACCCACAAAATCTTCGACGTAGATGTCGCCATTAATGCAGGAAACGCAATGTACTACCTGCCACTGCTGCCCATCATGGCAAACCGCGACAAGCTCTCAGCTGAAATCCAGCGGGACTCCTACGAAGTTTATGTTCAGGAAATGCTGAACCTGAGCATGGGACAAGCCATGGATATTGCATGGCACAAAGGAGCCGCAAACGCTGATAACCTAACAGAGAAGGATTATTTGCAAATGTGTGCCTACAAAACAGGCACGCTGGCGCGGATGGCCGCCAAACTCGCAGCTGTTCTGTCAGGTGCTGAACCAGCGTTAGTTGAAAAACTGGGCAGGTTCGCCGAGAGCATTGGTGTGGCGTTTCAGATGCAAGATGACATTTTAGACTTATCCGGCACAGAGTTTGCCAAGAAAAAAGGCGGTGTCGGTGGCGACATCAGCGAAGGTAAACGTTCCTTGCTTGTTATTTACACGTTGCAGCAAGCCTCAACTGATGATAAGGAGAGGTTGCTGGAGATTTTGGGTATGCACACTTTTGACCAAGCCCTACGTGACGAAGCCATTTCGATAATTAAGAAGTGTGGCGCGTTTGAGTATGTCAAAGGGGTTGCGGAGCGGATGGTTTTGGATAGTTGGACTGAGGTGGATAAGCTTCTGCCTACGCCGCAGGCTAAGGAAAAATTAAAAGCGTTCGCTGAATTCTTGATTACGCGAAACATGTAG